The following are encoded together in the Pseudoalteromonas piscicida genome:
- a CDS encoding sporulation protein: protein MFKKILASVGIGAAKVDTVLETEHLHPGQKFQAQIIVKGGDVSQEVTGLELALMTRVKVEGEDGEYFSNHVIDRWRVGNSFTIGPDEEKVIPFEARLHSETPITEINAGFNRCHVWIETGLDIDLAIDPSDKDALHIYPNEAVKACMTAMERLGFHLVKADVEKGYLRASEFQSVSGCYQELEYRPNSRSLFGLQEVELSFVPEAHRTHVLIELDRAFRGDGYVDLTIEHDHVNISQLCDQLERLFS from the coding sequence ATGTTTAAGAAGATCCTAGCATCTGTCGGTATCGGTGCGGCAAAAGTAGATACTGTATTGGAAACAGAACATTTGCACCCGGGACAGAAATTTCAAGCGCAAATTATAGTAAAAGGTGGTGATGTTAGCCAAGAGGTAACAGGTTTAGAACTTGCGCTAATGACAAGAGTTAAAGTTGAAGGGGAAGACGGCGAATATTTTAGTAATCATGTTATTGACCGTTGGCGTGTAGGCAATAGCTTCACGATAGGCCCTGACGAAGAAAAAGTTATTCCTTTTGAAGCTCGACTTCATTCAGAAACACCAATCACAGAAATCAATGCGGGGTTCAACCGTTGCCATGTTTGGATTGAAACTGGCTTAGACATTGATTTAGCAATCGATCCATCGGACAAAGACGCTTTACACATTTATCCAAATGAAGCAGTGAAAGCGTGTATGACAGCGATGGAGCGTTTAGGCTTCCATTTAGTGAAAGCAGATGTAGAAAAGGGCTATTTACGGGCTTCTGAGTTTCAGTCTGTTTCTGGTTGCTACCAAGAACTTGAATACCGACCAAACTCGCGTTCACTATTTGGATTACAAGAAGTTGAGCTCTCGTTCGTACCTGAAGCGCATCGAACCCATGTACTCATAGAGTTGGACAGAGCGTTTCGAGGGGACGGTTATGTCGATCTAACGATTGAACACGATCACGTAAATATTTCTCAATTATGCGATCAGTTGGAGCGGCTGTTCTCATAA
- a CDS encoding GNAT family N-acetyltransferase, producing MNWQLKSYDALTKDELFEILKLRVDVFVVEQVCPYPEIDDIDRAPETRHLFLVKGEKVLAYARCYRKSATTASIGRVIVSSMQRGQGVAHDLMHRAISCCETDIAHEALVISAQCYLDKFYTGLGFVKQGGEYLEDGIPHQDMLFVKK from the coding sequence ATGAATTGGCAACTTAAAAGTTATGATGCGCTTACAAAAGATGAGCTGTTTGAAATTTTAAAGTTAAGGGTAGATGTATTCGTTGTGGAACAGGTATGTCCCTATCCGGAAATTGATGATATCGATAGAGCGCCTGAAACTAGACATCTGTTCTTGGTGAAAGGCGAGAAAGTTTTGGCTTATGCTCGTTGTTATAGAAAATCCGCAACTACCGCATCCATCGGCCGTGTTATTGTTTCGTCAATGCAGCGAGGGCAGGGCGTTGCACACGACCTTATGCATCGTGCGATTTCTTGCTGTGAAACGGATATTGCCCATGAAGCTTTAGTTATTTCTGCGCAGTGTTATTTAGACAAGTTTTATACGGGGCTCGGTTTTGTGAAGCAAGGTGGGGAATACCTAGAAGATGGGATCCCCCATCAGGATATGTTATTTGTGAAAAAGTAA
- a CDS encoding sodium-dependent transporter, whose product MSNVRGEFSSRFGFIMAAAGSAVGLGNIWGFPTQTASNGGAAFVLVYLVLAFCLAYPALMAELVIGRHGQANAVTSLRKLTNTAWQSKLAFVVGFGGIICAGLILSFYAIVAGWMFSATLEPIAEVASMTQAQSWLADQSMSRNIVFTAAFIALTVLIISKGVENGIEKWSKRLMPALIGILFSLIAYVLTQEGAVEGLKVYLVPDFSSVLNPQLLVDALGQAFFSLSLGTSVMIIYGSYISKKENLVSLGAMVTLIDVFIAFVAGLLIIPAMYVAQAQGVEIFAADGSLLNEDTLVFQVLPALFDSMGSIGLLVSFAFFALMSIAALTSSISMLEAPVSYAVERFALGRVQATWVIGTLVTAVSFTILVNIETLFGFTVSLTTKFGQPLLGMLCCVFVGWIWHRAKLLKEIESGCPEVGSSFFWKVWPWYIRFVCPIAIAAVFLNSL is encoded by the coding sequence ATGAGCAATGTCCGAGGAGAGTTCAGCTCTCGCTTTGGTTTTATTATGGCCGCCGCAGGTTCGGCGGTAGGTTTGGGAAACATTTGGGGATTCCCAACACAAACTGCATCCAATGGTGGCGCTGCGTTTGTTTTAGTTTATCTGGTTTTGGCTTTTTGTCTCGCCTATCCAGCACTAATGGCTGAACTCGTTATTGGCCGTCACGGCCAAGCAAATGCGGTAACTTCACTGCGCAAACTCACAAATACAGCATGGCAAAGTAAGCTTGCTTTTGTTGTCGGATTCGGCGGTATCATTTGTGCGGGTCTTATTTTAAGTTTCTATGCAATAGTGGCGGGCTGGATGTTTAGTGCAACGCTTGAACCCATCGCGGAAGTAGCATCAATGACTCAAGCGCAATCTTGGCTTGCTGATCAGTCTATGTCTCGCAATATCGTCTTTACAGCCGCCTTTATCGCACTCACCGTACTTATAATTAGCAAAGGCGTAGAAAACGGGATCGAAAAATGGTCCAAGCGCTTGATGCCAGCCCTTATCGGTATCTTATTCTCTTTAATTGCGTACGTACTCACGCAAGAAGGCGCTGTTGAAGGACTCAAAGTTTATCTTGTTCCTGATTTTTCTTCCGTTCTCAATCCACAGTTACTCGTTGATGCCCTAGGACAAGCATTTTTCTCGCTTTCGCTTGGTACCAGCGTGATGATCATTTACGGTTCATACATTAGTAAAAAAGAGAATCTAGTTTCACTTGGCGCAATGGTTACCTTAATCGACGTCTTTATCGCATTCGTTGCCGGCTTACTTATCATTCCCGCCATGTATGTCGCGCAAGCGCAAGGCGTAGAGATTTTTGCAGCTGACGGCTCACTGCTAAATGAAGACACCTTAGTGTTTCAAGTATTGCCAGCATTGTTTGATAGCATGGGTAGTATTGGTCTTTTGGTAAGCTTCGCTTTCTTTGCTCTGATGAGTATTGCCGCACTCACCTCGTCTATTTCGATGCTAGAAGCGCCCGTCTCCTATGCTGTTGAACGTTTTGCACTGGGCAGAGTACAGGCCACCTGGGTCATCGGTACCTTGGTAACAGCAGTGAGCTTCACCATTTTGGTAAACATCGAAACCCTGTTCGGCTTTACTGTTAGCCTAACAACGAAGTTTGGTCAGCCACTACTTGGCATGCTGTGCTGTGTATTTGTCGGTTGGATTTGGCACAGAGCAAAATTGCTTAAAGAAATTGAATCAGGATGCCCGGAAGTTGGCAGCAGTTTCTTCTGGAAAGTATGGCCTTGGTACATCCGCTTTGTTTGTCCAATCGCCATTGCTGCGGTATTTTTAAATTCACTATAA
- a CDS encoding sensor histidine kinase, with protein sequence MKKLYIYLLAGALISIFALGWVIDTYNQQTAPLEDSFEWQSKLISGLAKQVANIEQEKREDATALIAQQFDINISYKDGDTLAMPLELKQQMLHPDGLVIENENVYLLKTTPEMAPDYVELEWQPQVEQADYDVLLTLFFYGGICAILWFILSPLVKRLIVLNTAAKHFASGNLSARITPNHFTYIRDLENTFNRMASQIEKLMAENKLMASSLSHDIRTPVACLRFGLDAALDESDIDAIHDYLTRMEKDLDQMEDMLSSYLSFATLEQKSHLLKHEVTTLSRYGQDLMQQMQPKLQKNQLSGRVDIPEHLMIHGDLHWLARAISNLISNACDFANTSVLLSAHRTEHWLIITVEDDGPGIARQNWDKVFSPFFQEQTHRNRAGKSYGLGLAIVAKVMDWHHGTATVNQSERLGGAKFVLSLPCKEK encoded by the coding sequence GTGAAAAAACTCTACATCTACTTACTCGCCGGTGCGTTGATTTCGATCTTCGCATTGGGTTGGGTGATCGACACCTACAATCAGCAAACCGCCCCCTTGGAGGATAGTTTTGAGTGGCAAAGCAAACTGATTAGCGGCCTGGCTAAGCAAGTTGCAAATATTGAGCAGGAAAAACGTGAAGACGCAACGGCTTTGATTGCTCAGCAATTTGACATCAATATTAGCTATAAAGATGGCGACACATTAGCTATGCCGCTCGAGTTAAAGCAACAGATGTTACATCCTGATGGGTTAGTGATAGAAAACGAAAATGTATATCTGCTAAAAACAACTCCTGAAATGGCGCCTGATTACGTTGAACTTGAATGGCAACCTCAGGTTGAACAAGCAGATTACGATGTATTGCTGACGTTATTTTTCTACGGCGGCATTTGCGCAATATTATGGTTTATTCTCTCTCCATTAGTTAAACGCTTGATCGTACTCAATACCGCAGCAAAACATTTTGCCAGTGGCAACCTAAGCGCGCGCATCACTCCTAATCATTTCACTTACATCCGCGACTTAGAAAATACCTTCAATCGAATGGCGAGCCAAATAGAGAAGCTGATGGCTGAGAATAAGCTAATGGCTTCCAGTCTTTCTCATGACATCCGCACACCCGTTGCGTGTTTAAGATTTGGCCTAGATGCAGCGTTAGATGAGAGTGATATCGATGCCATTCACGATTATTTAACGCGCATGGAAAAAGATTTAGATCAGATGGAAGATATGCTCTCGAGCTACCTCTCGTTTGCGACGCTTGAGCAAAAGTCTCACTTACTCAAGCACGAAGTAACGACCTTATCTCGCTATGGTCAAGATTTGATGCAACAAATGCAACCAAAGCTACAAAAAAATCAACTTTCTGGTCGCGTAGACATTCCTGAGCACTTAATGATCCATGGTGACTTGCATTGGCTTGCAAGAGCAATAAGTAATTTGATTAGCAATGCCTGTGACTTTGCTAACACCAGCGTGTTATTAAGTGCACACCGCACCGAGCATTGGCTCATTATTACCGTTGAAGACGATGGTCCTGGGATCGCGAGACAAAATTGGGATAAAGTCTTTAGTCCTTTCTTTCAAGAGCAAACTCACCGCAACCGTGCAGGAAAAAGCTATGGCTTAGGTCTTGCAATCGTTGCAAAAGTCATGGATTGGCATCATGGTACAGCTACCGTCAACCAGTCTGAACGATTAGGTGGCGCAAAATTTGTGCTTTCGCTTCCCTGTAAAGAAAAATAA
- a CDS encoding response regulator, translating to MEQYGTILLVEDDTSLAQWVAEYLDNQGYKTHCCYRGDEVIERVKSLDPDLVLLDLMLPGKDGISVCRDLRQFYNKPVIMLTAKDEEMDEVIGLEVGASDYVIKPVRPRALLARIKANVRAAQEKPQDHHAANHELVVGHLCIDTQARKVSVSGQEVIVSSAEYLLLQFLASHAGEVVSRDAVFKATKGREYDGLDRSVDVLISALRKKFNDDPQNPEKIKTVWGKGYLLVPSAW from the coding sequence ATGGAGCAATACGGCACAATCTTATTGGTTGAAGATGATACTTCATTAGCGCAGTGGGTCGCTGAATATCTTGATAACCAAGGCTATAAAACACATTGCTGCTATCGCGGTGATGAAGTTATTGAACGTGTGAAGTCACTAGACCCGGACCTTGTTTTACTTGACCTAATGCTCCCGGGTAAGGACGGTATCAGCGTATGCCGCGATTTACGGCAGTTTTATAATAAGCCTGTTATTATGCTCACTGCCAAAGATGAAGAAATGGATGAAGTCATCGGTTTGGAAGTCGGCGCTAGTGATTATGTTATCAAGCCTGTTCGTCCTCGTGCTTTACTCGCTCGGATCAAAGCGAATGTGCGCGCAGCACAAGAAAAACCGCAAGACCATCATGCCGCTAATCACGAACTCGTGGTTGGACATTTATGCATCGACACTCAAGCTCGCAAAGTCAGTGTTTCAGGCCAAGAAGTCATCGTTTCTAGTGCCGAATATCTACTACTACAATTTTTAGCTAGTCACGCTGGTGAAGTTGTCTCTCGCGACGCGGTATTTAAAGCGACCAAAGGGAGAGAGTACGACGGCCTCGACAGAAGCGTCGATGTGCTCATTTCTGCTCTGCGTAAAAAGTTTAATGATGATCCTCAAAACCCTGAAAAAATTAAAACGGTGTGGGGTAAAGGATATCTACTCGTGCCATCAGCTTGGTAA
- a CDS encoding serine hydrolase domain-containing protein encodes MKSLILTLVCFFCISYPKITIAKTPNQQWSQFLKSYSKQVERKLKEKSVPGAALSVVHVEHGSYAQGFGRTKSRQGSAVNERTRFRLASVSKTFAGSLTAKLVSEGHFNIDDRVGRYLPQVTEGDYSQLKLYHLLSHSSGLVPNAYDNLIESRMDYPQIVERLLQVKALCQPGECYGYQNVMFSLIGDVIEQATNISYKTWMEEFIFAPLNMHDAGLGYEQMTQNDNFAWPHVRGRKRWHTAKLKPHYYKVLPAAGVNASAADMAQWLKAQLGMYPSVLSPDALSKQSVPYTLTKRELRRRVWRGHVEEAYYGLGWRIYRYDGRLLYYHSGWVQGYRTDVVIIPELGVGFSLLLNAESGIINQLTNDFIVDALALEKKLLPQVSEQEIKKVKAEEASLLQEIATSSGENVADNKD; translated from the coding sequence ATGAAGTCGCTAATTCTCACATTAGTTTGTTTTTTTTGCATTAGTTATCCAAAAATAACGATTGCAAAAACCCCAAACCAGCAATGGTCACAATTTTTAAAGAGCTATTCTAAGCAAGTCGAGCGCAAACTAAAAGAAAAATCGGTGCCCGGTGCTGCTTTATCCGTCGTGCATGTCGAGCACGGAAGCTACGCACAAGGTTTTGGCAGGACAAAAAGTCGACAAGGAAGCGCAGTTAACGAACGAACTCGCTTTCGCTTGGCATCGGTTTCAAAAACGTTTGCAGGAAGCCTAACGGCTAAATTGGTAAGCGAAGGGCATTTTAATATTGACGATAGAGTCGGTCGCTATTTGCCACAAGTCACCGAAGGTGACTATAGTCAACTTAAGCTCTATCACCTGTTAAGTCACTCTAGTGGCTTAGTCCCTAATGCCTACGATAATCTGATAGAGTCTCGTATGGACTATCCACAAATTGTCGAGCGTTTACTGCAAGTCAAAGCCTTATGTCAGCCTGGCGAGTGTTATGGTTATCAAAATGTCATGTTTAGCTTGATTGGCGATGTTATCGAACAAGCGACGAATATAAGTTACAAAACTTGGATGGAAGAGTTTATTTTTGCACCACTTAATATGCATGACGCTGGTCTTGGTTACGAGCAAATGACGCAAAACGATAATTTTGCGTGGCCGCATGTCAGAGGGCGAAAGCGCTGGCATACCGCAAAATTAAAGCCGCACTATTATAAAGTACTCCCTGCCGCTGGTGTAAACGCGAGTGCTGCTGATATGGCGCAGTGGCTAAAAGCACAATTAGGTATGTATCCAAGCGTTTTATCACCGGATGCGCTGAGTAAGCAATCGGTGCCGTATACGTTGACTAAGCGTGAGCTCCGCAGGCGCGTTTGGCGCGGTCATGTTGAAGAAGCATACTATGGACTTGGGTGGCGAATCTATCGCTACGATGGCAGGTTGCTCTATTATCATAGCGGCTGGGTGCAAGGTTATCGTACCGATGTCGTGATTATTCCAGAGCTTGGTGTTGGATTTAGTCTACTGTTAAATGCAGAGAGTGGCATTATTAATCAGTTAACGAACGACTTTATTGTTGACGCATTGGCGCTTGAGAAGAAATTACTGCCTCAGGTGAGTGAGCAGGAAATTAAGAAAGTAAAAGCAGAAGAAGCGAGTTTATTACAAGAGATTGCGACGTCTTCTGGTGAAAACGTCGCAGACAACAAAGATTAG
- the yhbY gene encoding ribosome assembly RNA-binding protein YhbY, with protein sequence MTLSNKQKQFLKGLAHSLNPVVLLGANGLTEGVMAEIEQNLNIHELIKVKVPTNDRETKKLIFEAIVRETNAHNVQTIGHIIVLYRQSEDKKIQLPRN encoded by the coding sequence ATGACCTTATCAAATAAACAAAAGCAGTTCCTAAAAGGGCTAGCTCATTCTTTAAACCCAGTTGTTCTTCTAGGCGCAAACGGCCTAACCGAAGGCGTCATGGCTGAAATTGAGCAAAACCTGAACATTCACGAACTTATCAAGGTTAAAGTACCAACCAACGATCGTGAAACTAAGAAGCTGATTTTTGAAGCAATTGTTCGTGAAACAAATGCACATAATGTACAAACCATTGGCCATATCATTGTGTTGTACCGTCAAAGCGAAGACAAAAAGATCCAGTTACCTCGTAACTAA
- the ftsH gene encoding ATP-dependent zinc metalloprotease FtsH, translated as MAKNLILWLVIAVVLMTVFQSFNGGEQYDRQTSYTQFVKDVRNGSVREVSIDRQTGVISGVRSSGDRFQTVIPLTDLDLVNDLLKNDVNIKGVAPEEQSFLANIFISWFPMLLLIGVWIFFMRQMQGGGGKGAMSFGKSKARLMSEDQVKTTFADVAGCDEAKEDVTELVDFLRDPSKFQKLGGSIPKGVLMVGPPGTGKTLLAKAVAGEAKVPFFTISGSDFVEMFVGVGASRVRDMFEQAKKAAPCIIFIDEIDAVGRKRGAGMGGGHDEREQTLNQMLVEMDGFEGNEGIIVIAATNRPDVLDPALLRPGRFDRQVVVGLPDIRGREQILNVHMRKVPLDDNVEASVIARGTPGFSGADLANLVNEAALFAARGNKRKVSMAEFDAAKDKIMMGAERKSMVMSEQEKEMTAYHEAGHAIVGRLVPEHDPVYKVSIIPRGRALGVTMYLPEQDRVSHSKQHLESMLSSLYGGRIAEALIYGDDKVTTGASNDIERATDIAKKMVTQWGLSPKLGPQMYLEEQGEMYMGGGSHRMSGMSDETAKLIDAEIKDFIDRNYQRAEQILKDNMDILHTMKDALMKYETIDALQIDDLMERRDVRPPRDAHDIKPEKKAESAKVTEIKPEPKAEKPAEDQSSDTSSNSELDDKS; from the coding sequence ATGGCTAAAAATCTAATACTCTGGTTAGTGATTGCAGTAGTGCTAATGACTGTGTTCCAGAGCTTTAACGGTGGCGAACAATATGATCGCCAAACGAGTTACACACAATTTGTAAAGGATGTGCGCAATGGCTCTGTAAGAGAAGTCAGTATTGACCGTCAAACAGGCGTAATTAGTGGCGTTCGTTCAAGCGGCGATCGTTTTCAAACAGTAATTCCATTAACTGATTTGGATTTGGTTAATGACTTACTTAAGAACGATGTGAATATCAAAGGCGTTGCACCGGAAGAGCAATCTTTCCTTGCAAACATCTTTATTTCTTGGTTCCCAATGCTACTGCTAATTGGGGTGTGGATCTTCTTCATGCGCCAAATGCAAGGCGGTGGCGGCAAGGGCGCAATGTCGTTTGGTAAAAGCAAAGCTCGATTAATGAGTGAAGACCAAGTCAAAACAACATTTGCGGACGTTGCTGGCTGTGATGAAGCGAAAGAAGACGTTACTGAGCTAGTTGACTTCTTACGTGATCCTTCTAAGTTCCAGAAGCTGGGTGGTAGCATTCCGAAAGGCGTGTTAATGGTTGGCCCTCCAGGTACAGGTAAAACTTTACTTGCCAAAGCGGTTGCTGGTGAAGCAAAAGTACCATTCTTTACCATCTCTGGTTCTGACTTCGTAGAAATGTTTGTCGGTGTTGGTGCGTCTCGTGTTCGTGATATGTTTGAACAGGCAAAGAAAGCAGCACCTTGTATCATTTTTATCGACGAAATCGATGCTGTAGGACGTAAACGTGGCGCTGGTATGGGCGGTGGTCACGATGAGCGTGAGCAAACACTTAACCAAATGCTTGTAGAAATGGATGGCTTTGAGGGCAACGAAGGTATTATCGTTATCGCCGCCACTAACCGTCCTGATGTACTTGACCCTGCACTGTTACGTCCTGGTCGTTTCGATCGCCAAGTCGTGGTTGGCCTTCCGGATATTCGTGGCCGTGAACAAATCTTAAATGTGCACATGCGCAAAGTACCGTTAGACGATAATGTTGAAGCATCTGTGATTGCACGTGGTACACCGGGTTTTTCTGGTGCTGACTTAGCTAACCTTGTGAATGAGGCTGCTCTATTTGCCGCTCGTGGAAACAAGCGAAAGGTAAGCATGGCGGAATTTGACGCGGCGAAAGATAAAATCATGATGGGCGCTGAGCGTAAGTCCATGGTGATGAGCGAGCAAGAAAAGGAAATGACGGCTTATCACGAAGCTGGTCACGCGATTGTTGGTCGTTTAGTGCCTGAGCATGACCCAGTATATAAAGTGTCGATTATTCCACGTGGTCGCGCATTAGGGGTAACAATGTACTTACCAGAGCAAGACCGTGTAAGTCACTCTAAGCAACACCTAGAGTCTATGCTTTCAAGTTTATACGGTGGTCGTATCGCTGAAGCGCTGATTTATGGTGATGACAAGGTAACGACAGGCGCGAGCAACGATATTGAACGCGCGACCGATATTGCTAAGAAAATGGTTACTCAGTGGGGCTTAAGTCCGAAACTTGGTCCACAGATGTATTTGGAAGAGCAAGGCGAGATGTACATGGGTGGTGGTTCTCACCGTATGTCAGGTATGTCAGATGAAACCGCTAAGCTGATTGATGCAGAAATTAAAGATTTCATTGATCGCAACTACCAACGTGCAGAGCAAATCCTAAAAGACAATATGGATATTCTTCACACGATGAAAGACGCGTTGATGAAATACGAAACGATTGATGCATTGCAGATTGATGACTTAATGGAGCGTCGTGATGTTCGTCCACCGAGGGATGCCCATGACATTAAGCCAGAGAAAAAAGCGGAATCTGCGAAAGTAACAGAAATAAAACCTGAGCCTAAAGCTGAGAAACCAGCAGAAGATCAGTCAAGCGACACATCATCAAACTCAGAACTTGATGACAAATCGTAA
- the folP gene encoding dihydropteroate synthase, protein MYELRLPKGRTLSLDKPQVMGILNVTPDSFSDGGHFTHLDSALEQANLMLSQGATILDIGGESTRPGAPNVQLEEELQRVIPIIKAIRTHSNCVISVDTSKAEVMKQAIEAGADIINDVRALQGSGALEVAAQYPDVPICLMHMQGEPRSMQNNPHYDDLFSDISQFFEARISACKQAGIDTNRLILDPGFGFGKSLEHNFQILGGLDKFYAFDLPILTGLSRKSMFGQLLTRETHERVAASLAGALICAQQGAHIIRVHDVKETSDVLNVWLASVNGVTQ, encoded by the coding sequence ATGTACGAGTTACGTTTACCCAAAGGGCGCACCCTTAGTTTAGATAAGCCTCAAGTAATGGGGATTTTAAATGTTACTCCTGACTCATTTTCTGACGGTGGACATTTTACTCACCTTGATAGTGCGCTCGAACAAGCAAATTTAATGCTTTCACAAGGCGCTACCATCTTAGACATCGGTGGAGAGTCAACTCGTCCCGGTGCACCAAACGTGCAATTAGAAGAAGAATTACAGCGCGTAATACCGATCATAAAAGCAATTCGCACACACTCGAACTGTGTGATTTCGGTAGATACCAGTAAAGCCGAGGTGATGAAACAAGCAATAGAGGCTGGCGCTGATATCATTAATGATGTTCGGGCATTGCAAGGATCTGGCGCGTTGGAAGTCGCAGCCCAATATCCCGATGTACCAATTTGTTTAATGCATATGCAGGGCGAACCTCGCTCAATGCAAAATAACCCTCACTATGATGACTTATTTTCAGACATCAGTCAGTTTTTCGAAGCTAGGATCAGTGCGTGCAAGCAAGCTGGGATTGATACCAATCGGCTGATTTTAGATCCTGGTTTTGGCTTCGGTAAATCTCTAGAGCATAACTTTCAGATATTAGGTGGATTGGACAAGTTTTACGCTTTCGATTTGCCTATTCTGACAGGCCTCTCTAGAAAGTCCATGTTTGGACAACTACTCACTCGGGAAACGCATGAGCGCGTGGCTGCGAGCCTAGCCGGTGCACTGATATGTGCGCAGCAAGGCGCACATATAATTCGTGTTCATGACGTAAAAGAAACAAGCGACGTCCTTAATGTATGGCTGGCGTCGGTCAATGGAGTTACTCAATGA
- the glmM gene encoding phosphoglucosamine mutase, with product MTTRKYFGTDGVRGMVGEFPITPEFAMKLGWAAGKVLSERGTKKVIIGKDTRISGYLLETALEAGLIAAGINVILLGPMPTPAVAYLTQTFRAEAGIVISASHNPYHDNGIKFFGGDGKKLPDEVELAIEAKLDEPMTCVASEKLGKAKRLESADGRYIEFCKSQFPKELSLEGLKVVLDCANGATYHIAPSVMRELGADVITTACEPNGVNINEKCGATHVEALKKSVLEHQADVGIAYDGDGDRVMMVDHDGHVFDGDDIVYIIACQAHADGTLGGGVVGTVMSNMGLENALKSRGIAFERSKVGDRYVMELLGEKGWKIGGESSGHVLNLDLISTGDGIVSSLQVLAAMVAQNKTLKDLGDGFSKYPMKMINVRYSTKDDPTEQESVKAVVAEVETQLAGKGRVLLRKSGTEPVVRVMVEAQQQKQVIDFAQKIAEVVESVSN from the coding sequence ATGACAACAAGAAAGTACTTCGGTACGGATGGTGTAAGGGGCATGGTGGGCGAGTTCCCAATTACGCCTGAATTTGCAATGAAACTAGGCTGGGCGGCTGGAAAAGTGCTGTCTGAGCGTGGTACCAAAAAGGTAATTATTGGCAAAGATACCCGCATTTCTGGCTACCTTCTTGAAACCGCGTTAGAGGCTGGGTTGATTGCTGCTGGGATCAATGTGATTTTATTAGGACCTATGCCGACACCAGCTGTTGCTTATTTGACGCAAACGTTCAGAGCTGAGGCTGGTATTGTGATTAGTGCATCTCATAACCCATACCATGATAACGGCATCAAGTTTTTTGGTGGCGATGGTAAAAAGCTCCCTGACGAAGTGGAACTTGCAATAGAAGCAAAGCTGGATGAGCCGATGACGTGTGTCGCGTCTGAAAAACTCGGGAAAGCTAAGCGTCTAGAGAGTGCGGATGGTCGCTATATCGAATTTTGTAAAAGCCAGTTTCCTAAAGAGCTATCGCTTGAAGGGTTGAAAGTGGTGTTGGACTGCGCAAATGGCGCGACTTATCACATTGCGCCAAGTGTGATGCGTGAACTTGGTGCAGACGTTATCACAACCGCGTGTGAGCCTAATGGTGTCAACATCAACGAAAAATGCGGTGCAACGCATGTCGAAGCGTTGAAAAAATCGGTGCTTGAACATCAAGCGGATGTTGGTATTGCTTATGATGGTGATGGTGACCGAGTCATGATGGTCGATCACGACGGTCATGTATTTGATGGTGATGACATCGTCTATATCATTGCATGCCAAGCTCATGCCGATGGCACACTAGGTGGCGGTGTTGTAGGTACAGTCATGTCTAACATGGGACTCGAAAACGCCCTTAAATCACGCGGAATTGCTTTTGAGCGCAGTAAGGTCGGTGACCGCTACGTAATGGAGCTGCTTGGTGAAAAAGGCTGGAAAATCGGCGGCGAAAGCTCAGGTCACGTATTAAATCTGGATCTGATCAGCACTGGCGACGGCATTGTCTCTAGCTTGCAAGTGCTTGCAGCCATGGTTGCGCAGAATAAAACATTAAAAGATTTGGGTGACGGTTTTAGCAAATACCCAATGAAGATGATCAATGTGCGCTATAGCACTAAAGATGATCCAACCGAGCAAGAGTCTGTGAAAGCTGTCGTTGCTGAAGTTGAAACTCAGCTTGCCGGAAAGGGGAGAGTGCTATTGCGTAAATCTGGTACAGAGCCAGTGGTTCGCGTCATGGTTGAAGCTCAGCAACAGAAGCAAGTTATCGATTTTGCTCAAAAAATCGCTGAAGTTGTTGAATCTGTGAGCAATTAA